The DNA segment AAAGACCGGCTTGAGGAGTTCGATCTCTCGGTTCCGGACTGTATTCGGACAGTCGAACCGCTGGATTTCTTCGATTTCCTGCGGCTAGAGAGTACGGCTTCGCTGGTCTTTACCGACTCCGGTGGTGTTCAGGAAGAGACCTGTGTGCTGGGCACTCCGTGTGTCACCCTCCGGAACGGAACCGAACGGCCTGAGACTGTGTTTGCTGGTGCGAACTGTATCGTCGGCCATCGGCCGGATGATATTGTCGCCGGTGCCCGACAGATGCGGCCAAAGGTTGGCGACTGGGAGCTGCCTTTCGGCGACGGGAACGCATCCGAGTACATCTTGGATGACCTCGGCTTCGATGCGTCACACCGCACGAGACAACCCCAGGAGCGTGCGGCCAGTAGTGGCGGAGTAAAGGAGCCATAACTTAGCCCGCGTCTATCGAGTTGTTCACTAATGGTGTCACGGGTTCTGGCTAGTGCTGTTAATCATCCCGACAGTATCAATCCGTATATCGGCCTTTTCAACCATCGAATTATCCGCTCATTGCAGGACAGTGGACTGTCCGTGGACGCAGTTGCGCCGCGGCCTTTTGCACCGCCTGTTGGCCCGAAATCGGAGTACAACATGTTGCCATCTGTCGAGGAGTGGGACGGATACGACGTGCACCACCCCCGGTTCTGGTACCTCCTCCCAAAGCGACTGTTCTACGGCCTCTCGGGCGATTCGTTCGCAAAGCGAGTCTCGGAATACGTTGATGAAACGTTTGAGGAGCCCGACCTCGTTCAGGCGTGTCACATCTACCTTGACGGGTACGGGTTACTGCCGTACTGTCGTAACCACGATGTTCCGCTGTTTGTCGTTTCACACGGTCATTTCATGAACAACTACGAAGACCTCGCTCGGGGTGTCCGGTCACGGGTCGACGAAACGCTCACGGCGTGCTCAAAAGTGCTGTGTGTGAGTGATGCACTCGCTGATACCGCTCGCTCCCACGTCTCTTCAGAGAAAGTCGAGACCGTCCCTATCGGCGCAACCCCTGAGCGCTATCCCACTGACCAGGAGTCACAGCTCCGCAGGGAACTGGGCATCGATGCTGACGCCACCGTGGCACTGTTCGTCGGCGAGTTCTGCGAACGAAAGGGTATCCCGGAGGTAACGACTGTCCTCCCGGAACTGTCGCTTCCTGATACCGAGTTTGTCTTCATCGGCCACGGTGGGGCACAGCGCTCGGAACTTCAAGCGGCGCTGGCAGAGAGTGATTTCAGTGGCCGCCACGTCTATACGGGCATCACATCGCTGGCGCTTCGCCGGTGGCTGACCGTCGCTGACCTGTTAGTGTTACCCAGTCGCGCAGAAGGCCGACCGACAGTTATCTACGAGGCAATGGCGGCTGAAACCGCCGTGTTAGGGACGGATATCGGTGGTGTTTCCGAGCAAGTCGTCGACGGAGAGACCGGCGTACTCATCCAGCCTCGCGATGCGACCGCGCTTGCCGATGCACTGGAGTCGCTTACCACCGATTCTGACCGGTTAGCAGAACTGGGGTCGAACGGCCACCAGCGACTCGTCAATCAGGGCTGGACCTGGGACGGGTACGCTACCCGCGTTCGGGAACTGTACGCGGAGTTCGAAGGCAAGGGCCTGCAGACATAAGAGCGACCCAGACGACCATACTGGAAACTCGGACGCGAAGAGCGAAACGAATTACAGAGGTGTGAACACCGGACGGTGTCAGTCCTCGATAGATGTGAGTGGCTGAAACACGGTCCCCACCTGAACCCCCGTTGCCTCGTCTCCGTCACGGGTTACGTCTACCGTATCAATATCGTCCGTGCTCAAGAGAAATCCAAACGAAACGTCCGAGCCATCCGTCCGAAGGGTTATGCCCGTCCGTGGCATCGAGCGTCCAAACTCGGGATAGTACGGACGCTGGTCGCGGATAATTCGGTCTGTATCCAGCGGGTAAATATGTGCGATTCCGGTCTCTGAACCGCCCTCTAGGGAACTGACGACCAGATGCTGCTGACCGTCGGACGGTGTCGACCGGACAGTGACGGCCGGGTCTAGGTGCAATCGACTCCGTATCGGAGCGGATTTTTCGGCCGAGACAGTGTCCCAGACGAGCCACCACGTGTCAGATCCGTAGATGTGCCGGCGGTGACTGTACTGTGGCTGTGACGAGGACTCGGTTCGATAGTGGCCATCAAAGCACGTCAGACCATCGCGGTGCTCGTACGCGACTTCCGGTTCGATTCGACGGCCGAACAAGTAGCTTCCCCCAGTCTGAATGGGCTCTACGTCGTCGTATTGAACCGTATTATGCGCTTCGACACTCCGTGAGTACTGGCGCTCCGTCGTTGGCAGGTACTCGAATACTCCCGTGTCCGTGAGGATCCGCTGCCCGTCGGCCCACCAGAGGACAGCGAAGTGGTCGTTGTGCGAATGGGCGGGGAGATGCGGCGGGCCGATTGCACCACCGTCGACGAGGAGGCGGCTCCGACCGGTTCCGAGCCAGTAGTACCCCGATGCAGTGGGCGCGTTCTGCGCGGATGTGGTCTCATCGGTCGGTTCAATGCCCACTGCACGGGCATACGCGAGACAGCTCTGCAGAGGCAAGGCAAGACCGAACACCGAGTCGTTCAGGAGTGGTAGGCGTCCGTCGGGTGGCTCCATGTCACGGAGGAACCGAACGCCCGCAGTCGCGACCCGCTGAACCTCCGGAGGGATTTCCCGACCGACTCGTTTCAGGAGGTCGATGACAGTCAGATACCGCGTCACCGTCACAGCGTGGTACATCGGACTGCGCTCGAAGTGGCCGCCGTCCGCACGGAACTGTTCGGCCGTTTCGACGAGCACATCTAGCCCCTGTTTGACCCACTGCTGGCCGGACTCGGGGAAAAAAAGACCGGCCATGACCAGCGCCGCACCGTTCTCGATGAGGTGGTTCCCGCCGATATCGTGTTCGACGTGATTCGAGAGGAACGCGGCGTTTTTGTAAACGAGCTTTCGGAGCCGTGCCGAGTGAGGCGGTTCAAGCACGTCCTCAGCCCAGGCATAGAATCTGACCAGATTGAGGATCCGAAGCGAAACCGCGTGGGGCGTCCACGAGCGACGCAAATACGCCGGCTGACCGATCCGGTTTGACCCCGATCTGTCCCAATCACGAAGCCATTGTTCGAGGGTTTCTTCGACTGCGGTGCAGTCAGTTGGCGACTGATACCCCAACACTGGCCACATGAGGAACGCGAATCCATGAAACTGGAGCCCCCACAGCGTCGACGGTTCGGGCACACCAGCCCCCACCCAGTCGACGCCGGACGCGGACTCGACTGTCACTGTCCGATTTCTGAACGTCACTTCGCCGGCAGCGATGCCCTGTGACAACTCGCGGAAATCGGTTTGTCCTGACGAGGGTAATGCGTCACGGAGCAAAGCAGTGTTTCTCGCAACGGGATCGGGTGCGCCGGACAGTGATGCCGGAACCGACCCCTCGTAGCGAGCGTCGAAATCGACTGGAACCGCTGGCACGATGAGATGACGGAGCTTTCGCTCCGCTATCCCGGCCAGTTGCCGGGGCTGCATGTTTCGTGCAGTGTGATACAGCAACGGCACTCGGTCGCGGTCCAACAGCGCGGTGAGCGTCGTATCACTCATTCCGTGGTCCGGCGTCGGTTGTCGTTCCGTGGTCAAGCGCGATGTCCGTTCGGTTCGATTCTCCAGCTGGAGCCGTCGACGTACCGTCCATAAGCTGACGTATCTGGTCATCGAAACGGACGGCGATATGGCTCCGGTCGTAGGTCGGACTGACGTAGTCTTGCCCGGATTGCCCCCGTTCGCGGCGCTTGGCTTCTGAGGCGAGTAAGCTGTCAAACGCAGTTGCGATACCGCCGGGATCAGGCGTAGTGTGAATACCACCGCCGGACTGCTCGATGAACCGTTCGAGCTCACCCTGTCCAGTCGTAACGACTGGTAGTCCAGCGCCCATGTACTCGTACACCTTCGTCGGCATGGCGTAGTCGAGTTCCGAGTCGTCGAGTAGCGGCGCGATACCGATGGCGGCGTCGTCGAGTGCTGCTGGAACCGCTTCGTGAGGTATCGGGCCGGTGAACTCAACGGCGTCTTCGACGCCTCCCTCCGTGACGACCTCCCGCAGGTGCGGGACTGCGTCGCCGCTGCCGATCAAATAGAGTTCCGCATCGTTGTTGAGCCGCCCCATCGCTCGGATACACTCATCGAGCGCCTGTGCGTGGCCGATATTACCGACGTAGACGATAGCCGGGTCGTCGCTGTCCACCACCGAATCGCCCGATTTGGTCGAAGCGAAGCGGTCCATGTCGACGCCGTTTGGAACCAACAGGAGCTTTTCAGACAGCGCGGCACCGTACTGCTCACAGAGATGGTCGCCTAATGTCTCCGTCGTCACTGCTATCGCATCCGACGTATGGAGGACCTGTCGCTGGAAATACCGGCTGCCGTGCTCTATGATCCCATCTTCGGGAATGAATCCCAGCGACACTGACGCATCGATCCAGAGATCGCGGACATCTACCACCCAGAGGGAGTTCGTAAGCACCGTGACAAAACCCGCAAGCCCGGTCGAAATCGGCGGCGTCGTCGTCATAACGACATCGTACCGTCGCCGAGTTATCAAGAGCCACAGGAACGCATGGAGTGCAAAGGTGACATAGTAGGCGAGCCTAGACACGATTCCCGGGTTCGGTTCGGTCGGTTGCCAGGCCCAGAGCCGGCGCACTGTCACGTCCTGTTGTCGAATCTCTTTCGACCGGTACCAGTCCCGGTCGAACGAACCGTGTGGGAAACACGGCGGTGGTGCAACCACCTCAACGTCCCATCCCCGGGAATCGAGGTTGGTCGCCATGTTCTGGATCCGTGAAGCATGGCCGCTCTTGTCGGGGGGATACTGCTGGGAAATAATTCCGATCTGCCGTGTTCTCTCTGACATCTGGACTACCTCCGAGAAAGCGTCTCGACGGTGATTTGGACGGCTCGATGCGTCACATTACCATCAGCTCTCTCTCCTCGGGAATCCCTCTGGCCGGGAGTTCGCTTTGGCGTTTGATGGCGGAAAAATCGTTGCAGACGGCACCGGCCGGGACGATACGTAAACATCTGTCAGTATCCTCTCAATGAACTGAATTTGTTAGTTACGGCCTACAGTTCGAGACGACGGTCAGCACAGATTTCATCCACTCCCTAAATATCATCCATTCAGCCTGCCGATGTATTTAGAGTCGCTAACCAAGGTATTGGATATACAAGTGTGTCAAAAATGCCGGAACTATCTATCATCATCCCTACGCTGGACCCCAACATAGAGTTCAGTTGGGAAGAGAAGTTGGTGGACGCCGCTGTCGAGGGCGAGATCCTCGTCTGTACCGAAGGCAGTGCTGCAGCAGCGAGAAACAAGGGGATCCGTGAGGCGAACGGGGAGAAACTAGTCTTTCTCGACGACGACTCAGTCCCGAAAGGCGAGTACTTCGACCGCGTTTCCGAGCTGTTGGACGAATATCCGGCTGTTACCGGTCGTATCCACGACACCGGATCCCCATACACACGCGGCCTGTCTGGCCAATACGATCAGGGAGATAATGGACACGTTACTGACACAGTCGTCGGCTGTAATATGGCGATTCGCCGCGATGTGCTGGAAGATGTCGGTGGGTTTGACGAACGTCTCCCGTACGGGCATGAAGAGGTTGAACTGATAGATCGTGTTTTCGAATCCTACACCGTGTGGTACTCGCCCGATCTGCTGGTCGAACACCCGTTCGCCGAATCCATTCCGGACTATTTAGAAAAACAATACCGGCACGGTAAAGAGTCCATTCCGTACTACAAGATCAGAGGCGAAAACGTTCCGAGGCGGATTATGAGATTCATACTGATACCGACATATTATCTCGACTCAACCGTGTCGAAATCGATTATCAGCACCGTCGGACAGGTCGTGAGCAATATCGGGATGCTCCACGGTTACCTGACGTATGAACTGGCGAGTTCGGACCACCTGACTACAGCGGAGACCGATTAGATCGGGGACGTGCGACCGGAACCAACCACGATAGAGACGACAGTGGGACCGTCTCAACTGAACAGTCGCTTCAGCCGAGCGACGAGGCTCTTCGAGCGGTCACCGCCGCGGCGGCGCTGCTGGTCGGACCCCGTCTCCGTGGACTCGGTCCCGTCGGAGTCGACTTCGGTGTCCGGCACGTCGCCGTCGGCGGCCTCGATGGCGTCAGCGATCATCCCTTCGGCGTCGTTAACGGCGTCTTTAACAGTGCCTTTGATCAGCGGAATATTGCTGAACCGGTCCTGGCTGACCGATGTGTCCGAGGCGATGATGGCGGCGTCGGCGGACTCGATGTCCGCTTCGGAGAGCTCGTTTTCAGCCCCCATCGCGCCCTGGACTTCCACTTTGATTTCGTGGCCCAGTTCTTCGGCTGTCTGTTCGAGGTTCTCGGCTGCCATCTGACTGTGTGCGATCCCAGTCGGGCAGGAGGTGACTGCGACGAGTTTCATAGTTCTAGTGTGTCGTGAACTTCGCTGCGCGTTGCGGCGAGTCGGGCGCGGTCTGCGCGCTCGCTCGCGGCACTGTGCTCGGTTTCGCTGACGGCCGTCTTGACTTCCGGAATCGTCACGGCGCTCATGCTGAGTTCGTCCAGGCCGAGGCCGACGAGCAGTTCCGTCAGGTCCGGGTCGCCGGCCATCTCGCCGCACATCCCGACCCAGGCGTCCTCGTCGTGGGCCGACTTGACTGTTTGACGAATTGCGCGGAGGACGCCCGGATGCGTGGGGTCGTGCAGGTCGCCGACGCGCTCGTTCTCGCGGTCGGCGGCCATGACGTACTGCGTGAGGTCGTTCGTCCCGATGGAGAGGAAATCGACGCGTGCGGCGAGTTCCTCGGCCATGAACACGGCGCTTGGCGTCTCGATCATCACGCCGACTTCGGGGTCAGCGACCTCGGTTTCACGGCCTTCGAGGTCGGCCGCCGCTGCGTCCAGCGCATCGAGTGCCCCGTCGAGTTCCTCGACGGTGGCGACCAGCGGGAACATGATGGCGAGGTCTCCAGCCCCGTCCGCAGCGGCGCGCAGCAGCGCACGGAGCTGTGTGGCGAACAGATCCGAGTCGGGGTCGAGCGAGCGCCGGATGCCGCGCTCCCCGAGGAAGGGGTTTTCCTCCGCCGGCAGGTCGAGGTAGGGGATTCGCTTGTCGCCGCCGATGTCCAGCGTCCGGACGACGACGCGGCCGTCCGGAAACGTGTCGAGCACCTCGCGGACGGCCTCGTACTGCTCGTCTTCGGACGGCGGCGTCTCCCGGTCGAGGAAGAGGAACTCAGTGCGGTAGAGGCCAACGCCGTCGGCACCCCGTTGTGCTGCGGGGTCCAGTTCCGCTGGCTGTCCGATGTTCGCCGCGACCTCGATGTGTTTCCCGTCGGTGGTTTCGACGGACTCGTCGACGATAGCTGCCCCAGACCCGCTCGCTGCGGCCTCTCGCTCGTCGTCGTCGGGACCGACCAACAGCGTCCCGTCGTCGCCGTCGACCACGACTTCTGTCCCTCCCTCGACGGATTCGAGCGTCTCGCCGATACCGACGACCGCCGGCAGGGCCAGCGAACGGGCGAAAATCGCCGCATGGGATGTTCGGCCGCCGGTGACCGTGGCGAATCCGGCGACGCGTTCCGGGTCGAGCTGTGCCGTGTCGCTGGGCGTCAACCGCTCGGCGAGGACGACGCTGCCCTCGGGGAGGTCGCCGAGGTCGACCCGCTCCCCGTCCGTCAGCAGACGGAGGAGCCGATCACGCACGTCACGGAGGTCGTCCGCGCGCTCGGCCATCCGGCCGTCCATCCCTTCGAACTGCTCGATGTGTTCGCCGAAGGCGGCATCGACGGCGTTCGGTGCGGGAAGCCCCTCGCCGATCATCGTCTCGACGGCGTCCTCGATGGTCGGGTCTTCGAGGAACTGGATGTGCGCGTCGAACACCGCGGCTTCCTGTTCCCCGACGCGTTCGGCGGTCGCCTCGCGCTCGGACTCCAGTTCGGTTCGGGCGGTGTCGACGGCGTCGGCGAACCGCTCGCCCTCCATTTCGGGATCGACTTCCACGCCGTCCGGGTCCAGGAGCGAGATGTCTCGGCCGTACCAGACAACCGACCCGACGCCGGAGCGCGGTGTCGCACCGGTACCGTGAAGCGTGCGTTCAGCCATCGTCAGTGTCCAGTTCCGCCTCTGGCGTTGTCAGTATCCGCTCCAGTTCGTCGAGCACTGCTTCTGCATCCGGCCCGTCGGCGACCAGTTTGATGTCGTCGTCCTGTCCGACGCCGAGGCTGGTGACTGCGATCATACTCGCCGCCTGGACGAGGTCACCGTCCGGACGACCGGCCGAGACCTCGGCCTCGTGGTCGTTGACCGCCTGGACGAACGCCGACGCCGGCCGAGCGTGCAGGCCAGCCTCCGGAACAATCGTCACAGTGCGCTCGACCGTCATGCGATTGCCTCCCGGAGTGCGTCCTGAACGGTCGTCTCGTCCTCTGCCTCGTGGAGTCGGTCCCGAACGTCGTCATGCATCAGGGCCCGCGAGAGGGAACTGAGAATGTTGAGGTGCTCCTCGCCGCCGGCCTCCGGGACGAGAATCATGAAGATGAGCGTCGCCGGCTCGCCGTCCATCGAGCCGAAGTCGACGCCTTCTTCGGAGTGAGCAAATGCCAGTGACGGGCGGTTCACAGCGTCAGTCTTCGCGTGTGGAATCCCGATCCCCATGCCGACGCCCGTAGTGGTCTCCGATTCGCGTTCCAGCAGCGCGTCGAGTGCGCGGTCGCGGTCCTCGACCTTGCCGCCGTCGACTAGTAGGTCGAGCAAGAACTCGATACACGCTTCCTTTTCGGCTGGTGGCTCGGACAGCGAAATGTGGCTGGCCGGAATCAGTTCTTCGATGTCGTCCGCTGCGATTGCGTCTGTCATTGTAGTCTCCGTAGTTAGTCGTCCGTCGGTTGCGTGGTGCTCGTCTCCGCCCCGGCGTCGATACGGTCTTCGAAGTCCGGTTTGATCACCGTCGCGACGACGGCCGTCACGAGTGAGCCCAGAAGGATGCTGCCCAGGAATGCGAGTGGCTGGTTCGAAAGCAGGACCACGAAGATACCGCCGTGGGGTGCGGGCATCGTGACGCCGAGGGCCATCGAGGTCGCGCCGCCGACAGCGCTACCGGCCACAATAGCCGGGATGACGCGCAGCGGGTCCGCGGCTGCGTACGGAATCGCGCCCTCGGTGATGAACGACAGGCCGAGCACGACACCGCTTTTTCCGTTCTCGTACATCTCGGCCGCGTACTTGTGCGGTGCAATAAAGTTTGAGAGCGCGAGGCCGATCGGCGGAACCATCCCGCCGATCATCACCGCGGCCATCGGTGCGTAGATCTCCTCCGTGATGAGCCCAGTCGCGAACACGTAAGCGACCTTGTTAACGGGACCACCCATGTCGAAGGCCATCATCCCGCCGAGGATGAGGCCGACGACGATAGCCTGGCCGCCCTGCATCGACTGCAGGAAAGAGGTCAGGGCTTCGTTGGCGAGTGCGACAGGGACGCCCAGCACGAACAGCATGATGGGCGTTAGAACCGCCATTGTCGCGACAGGGATCAGCAGTACCGGCATCATCGGCTGGATGAACTCGGGGACGTCGAGGTTCTTGAAGAAACGCGCGACGTACCCGGCCAGCAGCCCAGCGACGATTGCGCCGAGATAGCCGGCACCGGCTTCGCCGCCGGAGATACCGATTACTGTCGCCGCTTCGGCGACGACGTTCCCTTGCTGGAGAATGTATGCCAGCAGGAATCCCGGGGCGAGTCCCGGACGGTCGGCGATGGCATACGCGATGTATCCGCCGAGAATCGGAACCATAATCGTCAGCCCGGCAGTACCGACCTGTGCTAGGAACCAGCCTGCCGAGCCGGTGTTCTCGAACACTGTCTGTGTGTCCCCTATCGCGTACGCGACGGCGAGGAAGATACCCCCGATAGTCACGAAGGGGATCATGAACGATACGCCCGTCATCAGGTCCTCCTTGACGGAGGTTACGTGGGCGCGAAGCGCACTCTCGGCCCGGTCTTGATCTGTCATGGTCAACGACACCGACAGCTACGCCCATTGTGTAATATAAAGGTACACGTTTGAGAGTGTTATTTACCGAAATTGTTTGCTATCTGGATTTAGGCGATTGTTTCTGCACGGAACTAGATCCGCGAATCCGTTGGAATAACAGACATATGCTTGTTAGCCGCAGGCAACTACTGGGATAGAAATCGGAATGTGTGGTGCCACACGCGCCATAGTGCTTATATCCGTCACTCGCACACACCGAAATATGGGTTCACTCTCGGTATCTGGGGAGGTGGCTACGTTCACCGTCGAAAAAATCGGGGGGATCGACGAGACGACAGTCGAGGTCCCACCAGGGGTGACTGTGCTCCGAGGCCGGAACGCGACTAATCGGACATCGTTTCTACAGGCGGTGATGTCCGCTCACGGGAGCGAGTGGGCGAGCATCAAAGGTGACGCCGACCAGGGGCACGTCGAACTCTCACTGGGGGAGGAGACGTACACCCAAACACTGACCAGAACGGACAACGGGGTTACCGGGTCGGGCCTCGGCCTGCTCACTGACCCGACGGTTGCGGATCTGTTCGCGTTCCTGCTCGAAGACAACGAGGCCAGACGAGCCGTCGAGCGGGGTGAGGACCTTCGCGAGATCATTATGCGGCCCGTCGACGTGGCGTCGATCCACCGACAGATACGTGCGGCCGAACAGCGCAAGGAAGAGATCGATGCGGAACTCGATCGTATCGCGTCGCTCAAGCGTGACCTCCCGGATCTCGAACGGCAACAGGCAACTCTGCGCGACGAGATCACTGAGACCAGAGACAAACTCCAGCGCGTGGAGGACCGAATCGACGAGCGGGACGTGGATTTCCAGACGACCCAGGAAAACAGGGACGAACTCGAAACGGCCCTCGATGAACTCCAGGCGACTCGATCCGAACTGAAACGTGTGCGAAACGATATCCAGTCAGAACAGGAGAGTATCGCGGCACTGCGCGACGAGCGAGGGAGCCTCGCGGTCGAACGATCCGGGCTTCCGGAATCGCCGGACGAGCGACTCGAAGCGCTCGAATCGGACATCGACCGGCTTCGAGAGCGCAAACGAGAGCTCTCAGAGTACACCACCCGACTGCAGAACGTCGTCGGGTTCAACGAGGAACTGCTGTCCGGCGAGCACCGGGAGATAACCGACGCTATCGACGCAAAGCCAGAAAGTGTGGGTGACATCACGGACCAGCTGTATAAGGGGTCAAAGACGACCTGCTGGACCTGTGGCTCGCGAGTGAAACCGGACCGTATCGAGTCGACGCTCCAGAGTATGCGTGACCACCTTCAGGAGACGGTCACGGAGATCGACGATATCGACGATGAACTCGACGAACTGACCGACCGACGTGACGAAATTGCGGAGACGCGCACGCGAGCGCGAGAACTCACCGCCACGATTGAGGAGGTCGACGCCGAAATCGAGCGCCGGCAGACGACTGTTGTCGACCTCCGAGAGCGACGCAACAACCTCTCCGCCCGCGTCGAGGAACTCGAGGAGCGGGTCACCTCGCTCCGAACCGAAGAGTTCGACGAAGTGCTCGAACTCCATACGAAAGCGAACGAACTGGAGCTGGAACTGGACCGGCTCGAATCCGAACGAGACGAGGTACGCGAGGAGATCGCCGACATCGAGTCGGACATCCGCCGAAACGACGAACTGGCTGCCCAACGGGAAGACGTGGTTGACGAGCTGATCGACCTCCGGTCACGTATCGACCGCCTCGAAGCCGAGGCGACCGACCAGTTCAACGAGAAGATGGACGACCTGCTCGATATTCTCGGCTACGGCAACATCGAACGGATCTGGCTCGAACGGACCGACACGCCCGATGACCCGGTCCATAACAGCGACGACAGCGTCACTGGATCGACGTTCACGCTCCACGTCGTCAGGAGTACCGACGGTGGAACTGTCTACGAAGACACTGTCGGCCATCTGAGCGAGAGTGAGCGGGAAGTGACCGGGCTCGTGTTCGCACTCGCCGGCTACCTCGTCCACGACGTGTACGAGGACGTCCCGTTCATGCTGCTTGACTCACTGGAAGCCATCGATGCGGAGCGCATCGCCTCGCTCGTCGAGTACTTCGCGGAGTACCCCACCTATCTCGTCGTCGCGTTGCTCCCCGAGGACGCGCAGGCGCTTCCGGATAGTTACAACCGGATTACGGATATCTGATCCTGTTGTGGTCCCCCCAAAGACCGAATCTACTGAGCGCTCACTCACAGTCACAGCCGCCGCGGTCGAGAAGGTCACTGATGCCGTAGCGTGTCCCGCAGTCCTGACAGCGAATATCGATGCTCACGAACACTCGGTACTCGCCGACAGTGAGTTTGTCAGCGGTGTTCAGTCGGTCGACCGTGTCCCGGACGATTGTCTCGACGCGGCTGCGGAGGCGGTCTATTGTCCCGCGTTCCTGCTCGACCTGTTCAGTTTCGGATTCAGGCTCGTAGCTCACATCACGAACCTCTGTGAGATAGTACCGAATCGCCTGATACGTGACGAACTGGCTTTCCAGCGTATCGACGTCGATACCTGCCCGTTCGAGTCGGTTCCGCGCTTCGATCCGTTTGCCCGCACTGACGTCGTCGTCCGTCAGGAGTCGATAGAAGTTCGCCGGTTCGCCGTCGATGACGTCCATGCCCGAATTGCGGATTGCAGCCACAAGCAGCGCTTGATTGAACCGATCAGCGAGGTCACGGAGACTCTGCCGTTCCCTATTCTTCCCGAGCCACGCGTGCTCCAGTTCCGTTCCCATCGACGTCAGTCCATACGTTTCGATCAACTGTGCGACTTTCGACTGCGCTGACCCCATTATCGCCAGAACGCGTCGATCCGGTTTAGCCGTTTTGTTGCGATATCTGCGTCTCTCCACCACTTAGCAGCCATACTTCTTGGTTCCAGAAGACATCACTCACAGGGATGTATTTGACCGCGGATGTGTATAATATAAGCCAATAGAGCCGAATATAGTTACATAAGGCCTGAATTCGCAGATATACAAGTACCGAATACGATAGAAAGTCGCTCCTCGATCTATTCTTCGGGATATCTGGTACGCTCTCGGTAACGTCCATCTACCACGAGAATTTTATACCTGACATTACAAGCGGGAAATTACACGATGGTCCCCTCCACTCGACGTACCCTCCTCCACAGCGCATGCGGGCTAGCGACGATGCTGGCCGGCTGTAGTGGAATGTTCGAGGGCAGCGACGAATCAACACGCACCGCTTCCGAAAACGATGGCTCGACCGCTCCGAGAGCTGGCATGGAGTCCGACCCGGCGGCAGTTGTCACACGCGTTGACGCCGACCGGCAGCCTGTCTGGCTCGACGATGGAGACGGTCGGCCAACCGAAAGC comes from the Haloarcula hispanica ATCC 33960 genome and includes:
- a CDS encoding alginate lyase family protein, which produces MSDTTLTALLDRDRVPLLYHTARNMQPRQLAGIAERKLRHLIVPAVPVDFDARYEGSVPASLSGAPDPVARNTALLRDALPSSGQTDFRELSQGIAAGEVTFRNRTVTVESASGVDWVGAGVPEPSTLWGLQFHGFAFLMWPVLGYQSPTDCTAVEETLEQWLRDWDRSGSNRIGQPAYLRRSWTPHAVSLRILNLVRFYAWAEDVLEPPHSARLRKLVYKNAAFLSNHVEHDIGGNHLIENGAALVMAGLFFPESGQQWVKQGLDVLVETAEQFRADGGHFERSPMYHAVTVTRYLTVIDLLKRVGREIPPEVQRVATAGVRFLRDMEPPDGRLPLLNDSVFGLALPLQSCLAYARAVGIEPTDETTSAQNAPTASGYYWLGTGRSRLLVDGGAIGPPHLPAHSHNDHFAVLWWADGQRILTDTGVFEYLPTTERQYSRSVEAHNTVQYDDVEPIQTGGSYLFGRRIEPEVAYEHRDGLTCFDGHYRTESSSQPQYSHRRHIYGSDTWWLVWDTVSAEKSAPIRSRLHLDPAVTVRSTPSDGQQHLVVSSLEGGSETGIAHIYPLDTDRIIRDQRPYYPEFGRSMPRTGITLRTDGSDVSFGFLLSTDDIDTVDVTRDGDEATGVQVGTVFQPLTSIED
- a CDS encoding PTS fructose transporter subunit IIB, with the protein product MKLVAVTSCPTGIAHSQMAAENLEQTAEELGHEIKVEVQGAMGAENELSEADIESADAAIIASDTSVSQDRFSNIPLIKGTVKDAVNDAEGMIADAIEAADGDVPDTEVDSDGTESTETGSDQQRRRGGDRSKSLVARLKRLFS
- a CDS encoding glycosyltransferase family 4 protein; amino-acid sequence: MSERTRQIGIISQQYPPDKSGHASRIQNMATNLDSRGWDVEVVAPPPCFPHGSFDRDWYRSKEIRQQDVTVRRLWAWQPTEPNPGIVSRLAYYVTFALHAFLWLLITRRRYDVVMTTTPPISTGLAGFVTVLTNSLWVVDVRDLWIDASVSLGFIPEDGIIEHGSRYFQRQVLHTSDAIAVTTETLGDHLCEQYGAALSEKLLLVPNGVDMDRFASTKSGDSVVDSDDPAIVYVGNIGHAQALDECIRAMGRLNNDAELYLIGSGDAVPHLREVVTEGGVEDAVEFTGPIPHEAVPAALDDAAIGIAPLLDDSELDYAMPTKVYEYMGAGLPVVTTGQGELERFIEQSGGGIHTTPDPGGIATAFDSLLASEAKRRERGQSGQDYVSPTYDRSHIAVRFDDQIRQLMDGTSTAPAGESNRTDIALDHGTTTDAGPRNE
- a CDS encoding glycosyltransferase family 4 protein, translating into MVSRVLASAVNHPDSINPYIGLFNHRIIRSLQDSGLSVDAVAPRPFAPPVGPKSEYNMLPSVEEWDGYDVHHPRFWYLLPKRLFYGLSGDSFAKRVSEYVDETFEEPDLVQACHIYLDGYGLLPYCRNHDVPLFVVSHGHFMNNYEDLARGVRSRVDETLTACSKVLCVSDALADTARSHVSSEKVETVPIGATPERYPTDQESQLRRELGIDADATVALFVGEFCERKGIPEVTTVLPELSLPDTEFVFIGHGGAQRSELQAALAESDFSGRHVYTGITSLALRRWLTVADLLVLPSRAEGRPTVIYEAMAAETAVLGTDIGGVSEQVVDGETGVLIQPRDATALADALESLTTDSDRLAELGSNGHQRLVNQGWTWDGYATRVRELYAEFEGKGLQT
- a CDS encoding glycosyltransferase family 2 protein, coding for MPELSIIIPTLDPNIEFSWEEKLVDAAVEGEILVCTEGSAAAARNKGIREANGEKLVFLDDDSVPKGEYFDRVSELLDEYPAVTGRIHDTGSPYTRGLSGQYDQGDNGHVTDTVVGCNMAIRRDVLEDVGGFDERLPYGHEEVELIDRVFESYTVWYSPDLLVEHPFAESIPDYLEKQYRHGKESIPYYKIRGENVPRRIMRFILIPTYYLDSTVSKSIISTVGQVVSNIGMLHGYLTYELASSDHLTTAETD